A single Perognathus longimembris pacificus isolate PPM17 chromosome 17, ASM2315922v1, whole genome shotgun sequence DNA region contains:
- the Ccdc42 gene encoding coiled-coil domain-containing protein 42 isoform X1, with the protein MSLGIMEEEDLAEYFRLQYGERLLKLLQKFPSVEEQSDSPSIRLLEKKKEAKIMHHAMEEKKETFKRRMENLNLRWEELGVKEEQLKAHIQKFEQFIQENDQKRIRALKKANKERDLKKQRLRELAKAKQEMAALRQEHQRLSVKLQDYAIFKKYLEKVVENSEFEEIHEVIARYKTLVSMRHDLMQSAQEGQEKIERAKARLARYTEEKDDEVLQHNNELARLQMRFDRARSDVIFWESRWAHIQNTAAKKTLLLGTIKMATLNLFQIVSKQQKEAAQVSLEDTHKQLDMIQQFIQDLSDIWAEVKKKEQQQVRV; encoded by the exons ATGAGCCTGGGCATTATGGAAGAAGAAGACCTGGCCGAGTACTTCCGACTGCAGTATGGGGAACGACTGCTGAAACTGCTCCA GAAGTTCCCCAGTGTGGAGGAGCAGTCGGATTCCCCATCCATCCGACTactggagaagaagaaggaggccaAGATCATGCATCATGccatggaagagaaaaaagag ACATTTAAGCGAAGGATGGAAAACCTGAACCTGCGCTGGGAAGAACTTGGAGTCAAGGAAGAGCAGCTGAAGGCCCACATCCAGAAGTTTGAGCAGTTCATCCAG GAGAATGACCAGAAACGGATCCGAGCCCTAAAGAAAGCCAACAAGGAGCGGGACCTGAAGAAGCAGCGGCTGCGGGAGCTGGCCAAGGCCAAGCAGGAGATGGCGGCGCTGCGGCAGGAGCACCAGCGGCTCAGCGTCAAGCTGCAGGACTATGCTATCTTCAAGAAGTACCTGGAGAAGGTGGTGGAGAACTCCGAG TTCGAGGAGATCCATGAAGTGATAGCGCGCTACAAGACACTGGTGAGCATGCGCCACGACCTCATGCAGTCGGCACAGGAGGGCCAGGAGAAGATCGAGCGTGCCAAGGCGCGGCTGGCCCGCTACACGGAGGAGAAGGACGACGAGGTCCTGCAGCACAACAATGAGCTGGCGCGGCTGCAGATGCGCTTTGACCGGGCCCGCAGCGATGTCATCTTCTGG gagtCACGCTGGGCACACATCCAGAACACTGCCGCCAAGAAGACTCTCCTCCTGGGCACCATCAAGATGGCCACGCTGAACCTCTTCCAGATTGTGAGCAAGCAGCAGAAGGAGGCCGCCCAGGTGTCCTTGGAGGACACACACAAACAGCTGGACATG ATCCAGCAGTTTATCCAAGACCTATCGGACATCTGGGCAGAGGTAAAGAAGAAGGAACAACAGCAAGTCCGGGTGTGA
- the Ccdc42 gene encoding coiled-coil domain-containing protein 42 isoform X2, whose product MSLGIMEEEDLAEYFRLQYGERLLKLLQKFPSVEEQSDSPSIRLLEKKKEAKIMHHAMEEKKETFKRRMENLNLRWEELGVKEEQLKAHIQKFEQFIQENDQKRIRALKKANKERDLKKQRLRELAKAKQEMAALRQEHQRLSVKLQDYAIFKKYLEKVVENSEESRWAHIQNTAAKKTLLLGTIKMATLNLFQIVSKQQKEAAQVSLEDTHKQLDMIQQFIQDLSDIWAEVKKKEQQQVRV is encoded by the exons ATGAGCCTGGGCATTATGGAAGAAGAAGACCTGGCCGAGTACTTCCGACTGCAGTATGGGGAACGACTGCTGAAACTGCTCCA GAAGTTCCCCAGTGTGGAGGAGCAGTCGGATTCCCCATCCATCCGACTactggagaagaagaaggaggccaAGATCATGCATCATGccatggaagagaaaaaagag ACATTTAAGCGAAGGATGGAAAACCTGAACCTGCGCTGGGAAGAACTTGGAGTCAAGGAAGAGCAGCTGAAGGCCCACATCCAGAAGTTTGAGCAGTTCATCCAG GAGAATGACCAGAAACGGATCCGAGCCCTAAAGAAAGCCAACAAGGAGCGGGACCTGAAGAAGCAGCGGCTGCGGGAGCTGGCCAAGGCCAAGCAGGAGATGGCGGCGCTGCGGCAGGAGCACCAGCGGCTCAGCGTCAAGCTGCAGGACTATGCTATCTTCAAGAAGTACCTGGAGAAGGTGGTGGAGAACTCCGAG gagtCACGCTGGGCACACATCCAGAACACTGCCGCCAAGAAGACTCTCCTCCTGGGCACCATCAAGATGGCCACGCTGAACCTCTTCCAGATTGTGAGCAAGCAGCAGAAGGAGGCCGCCCAGGTGTCCTTGGAGGACACACACAAACAGCTGGACATG ATCCAGCAGTTTATCCAAGACCTATCGGACATCTGGGCAGAGGTAAAGAAGAAGGAACAACAGCAAGTCCGGGTGTGA